The following are encoded in a window of bacterium genomic DNA:
- the carA gene encoding glutamine-hydrolyzing carbamoyl-phosphate synthase small subunit, with translation MGSRKVNAHLELEDGSVFSGYSFGAQKPVAGEVVFNTSMVGYPESLTDPSYHGQILVLTYPLIGNYGVPEKRIVDQLDAWFESDKVHIRGLIISEYSCDFSHWSAGKSLSDWLKEHDVPGISNIDTRMLTKRLREEGTMLGRIRYFNEELSFDDPNKENLVEQVSIKKPVEYGNGNGSKIVVLVDCGCKENIVRSLLALHLHVRRVPWDYDFTQERCDGVLISNGPGDPKICRETIKNVRTAMERQMPVFGICLGNQILALAAGADTYKLKFGHRSQNQPCIEVGTRRCYITSQNHGFAVDGRTLPEGWKPWFVNANDNTNEGIRHVSKPFMSVQFHPEAAPGPVDTHILFEDFLRML, from the coding sequence ATGGGAAGTAGAAAAGTCAATGCCCACCTGGAATTGGAGGATGGTTCCGTATTTTCCGGATATTCCTTCGGGGCGCAAAAACCGGTGGCTGGAGAGGTTGTCTTTAACACCAGCATGGTTGGTTACCCCGAAAGTCTGACCGATCCATCCTATCACGGCCAGATTCTGGTTCTCACCTATCCTTTGATCGGCAATTACGGCGTACCGGAAAAGAGGATTGTCGATCAACTGGATGCGTGGTTTGAGTCTGACAAGGTGCATATCCGGGGGTTGATCATCTCGGAATATTCCTGTGATTTCAGCCATTGGAGCGCCGGCAAAAGCCTGAGTGACTGGCTGAAGGAGCACGATGTGCCAGGCATCTCCAATATCGATACCCGCATGCTCACCAAACGACTGCGCGAAGAGGGTACCATGCTGGGCAGGATCAGGTATTTCAATGAGGAGCTCAGCTTCGATGACCCTAACAAAGAGAACCTGGTGGAGCAGGTGAGCATAAAAAAGCCCGTTGAATACGGCAATGGCAATGGAAGCAAAATTGTTGTCCTGGTTGATTGCGGGTGCAAGGAAAATATCGTCCGGAGCTTGCTGGCCTTACACCTGCACGTGCGGCGAGTGCCGTGGGATTATGATTTTACTCAGGAGCGGTGTGACGGGGTCCTCATTTCCAATGGTCCCGGGGATCCCAAGATCTGCCGGGAAACCATCAAAAACGTGCGTACGGCCATGGAACGGCAGATGCCGGTTTTTGGCATCTGTCTGGGCAACCAGATCCTCGCTCTGGCCGCAGGGGCTGATACCTATAAGCTCAAATTCGGGCATCGCAGTCAGAACCAGCCATGTATCGAGGTCGGCACCCGGCGATGTTACATCACCTCCCAGAATCATGGCTTTGCCGTCGATGGCCGGACCCTGCCCGAAGGGTGGAAGCCCTGGTTCGTGAATGCCAATGACAACACCAACGAAGGCATTCGCCATGTATCGAAGCCCTTCATGAGCGTGCAGTTCCATCCCGAAGCCGCACCGGGACCGGTGGATACCCATATTTTATTCGAAGACTTTCTGAGGATGCTGTAA
- the carB gene encoding carbamoyl-phosphate synthase (glutamine-hydrolyzing) large subunit → MMTKPQKILILGSSALKIGEAGEFDYSGSQAIKALKEEGITIILVNPNIATIQTSEHLADQVYFLPVTPYFVEQVIKKEKPDGILLGFGGQTALNCGVALEKEGILRRYGVNVLGTPVEAIVNTEDRELFVAKLRQIDVKVPRSFAVTTINDAVRMAEEIGYPVMIRIAYALGGLGSGICRDEEQVRDRAQKAFSYTRQILIEEYLLGWKEIEYEIVRDQFDNCLSVCNMENFDPMGIHTGESIVIAPSQTLTNREYHSLREIAIRTVRHLGIIGECNIQYALNPRCEDYRVIEINARLSRSSALASKATGYPLAAVAAKLALGYSLVDLKNSVTAVTRASFEPALDYVVVKIPRWDLKKFRLVSNKLGSGMKSVGEVMAIGRKFEEALQKGLRMLEIGARGLVLNKEMEFSDLEEELAEPTDLRIFAIPEAMKRGFSIERIHELSHIDNWFLYKIKNIVEMEQDLKSVGEQRIPKDLLYRAKQYGFSDAQIGCAVKLGEDEIRNLRKNYGLTPHVKQIDTLAAEYPAQTNYLYLTYNGSEDDVSFTERNSVMVLGSGAYRIGSSVEFDWCCVNSVKTLKQLNYHTIMVNYNPETVSTDYDECDRLYFDELTFETVVDIYEKQRPLGVIISMGGQIPNNLALRLHQAGVRVLGTSALSIDAAEDRHKFSKLLDELKIDQPPWKELTSLAEAKSFARSVGYPVLVRPSYVLSGAAMSVASTDQELEKFLNKASCISSDHPVVITKFIENAKEIEIDAVAREGELIVFAISEHVENAGVHSGDATLVLPPQRTFLETTRRIKKIARQLAKALMINGPFNIQFIARDNEVKVIECNLRASRSFPFVSKIFKINFIDLATRIIMGCQVPKVDRSVFDLEYVGVKAPQFSFTRLSGADPTTGVEMASTGEVACIGDDFEEAFLKAMISVGYQPFVKSILLSTGPIESKTAFLESARKLHELGIQFYATPGTTRFMHNNGIPVTELHWPLSGEKPNILDYLTGGKIDLVINIPKNFQEDELTNDYIIRRKAVDFAIPLFTNIQLARRFADAVCKKSVKDLQIKSWSEYE, encoded by the coding sequence ATGATGACTAAGCCCCAAAAGATACTGATTCTCGGCAGCTCGGCGCTCAAGATCGGCGAAGCCGGGGAATTCGATTATTCCGGCAGTCAGGCAATCAAGGCATTGAAAGAAGAAGGCATCACCATTATTCTTGTCAATCCCAATATTGCCACCATTCAAACCTCGGAGCATCTTGCCGATCAGGTTTATTTCCTTCCGGTAACCCCGTATTTTGTCGAGCAGGTGATCAAAAAAGAAAAACCGGATGGCATATTGCTGGGTTTTGGCGGACAAACGGCTCTGAACTGCGGTGTAGCCCTGGAGAAAGAAGGGATCCTTCGGCGCTACGGCGTCAATGTGCTGGGTACGCCTGTCGAGGCAATCGTCAATACCGAGGACCGGGAGCTGTTCGTGGCCAAATTGCGCCAGATCGATGTCAAGGTGCCCCGCAGCTTTGCGGTGACGACTATCAACGATGCCGTCCGGATGGCTGAGGAAATCGGCTATCCGGTCATGATCCGGATTGCCTATGCTCTGGGCGGCCTGGGCTCCGGGATCTGCCGGGATGAAGAACAGGTCAGGGACAGGGCACAGAAGGCCTTTTCCTATACCCGGCAGATTCTGATCGAGGAGTATCTTTTAGGGTGGAAAGAAATTGAATACGAGATAGTCCGGGATCAATTCGATAACTGCCTGTCCGTATGCAATATGGAAAATTTCGATCCCATGGGTATCCATACGGGTGAGAGCATCGTCATTGCACCGAGTCAGACCCTGACCAACCGGGAATATCATTCATTGCGCGAAATCGCCATTCGTACGGTCCGGCATCTTGGCATCATCGGTGAATGCAATATCCAGTATGCACTCAATCCCCGCTGTGAGGACTACCGGGTGATCGAAATCAATGCCAGACTCTCCCGCAGCTCGGCCCTGGCCTCGAAAGCGACCGGATATCCTCTGGCTGCGGTGGCGGCCAAGCTTGCCCTCGGATACAGCCTGGTTGACCTGAAAAATTCAGTCACGGCCGTTACCAGGGCGAGCTTTGAACCTGCCCTCGATTATGTGGTGGTCAAGATTCCCCGCTGGGACCTGAAAAAGTTCCGGCTCGTCTCCAATAAGCTTGGCTCCGGGATGAAGTCCGTCGGCGAGGTCATGGCTATTGGCCGCAAGTTCGAGGAGGCGCTCCAGAAGGGCCTGCGCATGCTTGAAATCGGGGCCAGGGGACTGGTTTTGAATAAAGAGATGGAATTCAGCGACCTCGAAGAGGAACTGGCCGAGCCGACCGATTTGCGGATTTTCGCCATTCCCGAAGCCATGAAACGAGGATTCTCCATCGAGAGAATCCATGAATTAAGCCACATAGACAACTGGTTCTTATACAAAATCAAAAATATCGTTGAAATGGAACAAGACCTGAAGAGCGTGGGTGAGCAGCGTATCCCGAAAGATCTGCTGTACAGGGCCAAGCAGTATGGTTTTTCGGATGCTCAGATCGGCTGCGCCGTGAAGCTTGGTGAAGACGAAATCCGAAACCTGCGCAAGAATTATGGATTAACGCCCCATGTCAAGCAGATCGACACCCTGGCGGCAGAGTATCCGGCCCAGACAAATTATCTCTATCTCACCTACAACGGTTCCGAGGACGATGTCAGCTTCACTGAGCGGAATTCAGTCATGGTTCTTGGCAGCGGTGCATACCGGATCGGCAGTTCGGTGGAATTCGACTGGTGCTGCGTCAATTCCGTCAAGACCCTGAAGCAACTGAATTATCATACCATTATGGTCAATTATAACCCTGAGACCGTAAGCACCGATTATGATGAATGCGACCGGCTGTATTTCGATGAATTGACCTTTGAGACCGTGGTCGATATCTATGAAAAACAAAGACCCCTTGGGGTCATTATTTCCATGGGCGGCCAGATCCCCAATAATCTTGCACTCAGGCTTCACCAGGCAGGCGTCCGGGTGCTGGGTACCAGTGCTTTGAGTATCGATGCGGCGGAAGACCGCCACAAGTTCTCGAAGCTTTTGGACGAGCTGAAGATCGATCAGCCGCCGTGGAAGGAGCTGACCTCTCTGGCCGAGGCCAAATCCTTTGCCCGGTCCGTGGGTTATCCCGTCCTGGTCCGGCCTTCCTATGTGTTGAGCGGTGCAGCCATGAGCGTGGCTTCCACTGATCAGGAACTGGAAAAATTCCTCAATAAAGCTTCGTGCATCTCATCCGATCATCCGGTGGTCATTACCAAGTTTATCGAAAATGCAAAGGAAATCGAAATCGACGCCGTTGCCCGGGAAGGGGAGTTGATTGTTTTTGCCATTTCCGAACATGTGGAGAATGCCGGGGTTCATTCCGGAGATGCCACACTCGTGCTTCCACCGCAGCGTACCTTTCTGGAGACCACGAGGCGCATCAAGAAGATCGCCCGGCAGCTCGCCAAGGCCCTGATGATCAACGGCCCCTTCAATATCCAGTTTATCGCCAGGGATAACGAAGTCAAAGTGATCGAGTGCAACCTCCGGGCATCCCGCAGTTTTCCCTTTGTTTCGAAGATTTTCAAGATTAATTTCATCGATCTGGCCACCCGGATTATTATGGGCTGCCAGGTGCCAAAAGTCGATCGATCGGTTTTCGATCTCGAATATGTGGGCGTCAAGGCACCCCAGTTTTCTTTCACCCGGCTCAGCGGTGCCGATCCGACAACGGGAGTGGAAATGGCTTCTACCGGCGAAGTGGCCTGCATCGGTGACGATTTCGAAGAAGCGTTTTTAAAAGCCATGATTTCAGTAGGCTATCAGCCTTTTGTCAAGAGCATCCTGCTCTCGACCGGGCCGATTGAAAGCAAGACAGCCTTTCTTGAAAGTGCCAGAAAACTGCACGAGCTTGGCATCCAGTTCTACGCCACACCAGGGACAACCCGATTTATGCACAACAATGGAATCCCGGTAACAGAGCTGCACTGGCCATTATCCGGGGAAAAACCCAATATCCTGGATTATCTGACCGGCGGAAAGATCGACCTGGTCATCAACATCCCGAAAAACTTCCAGGAAGATGAGTTGACCAATGACTATATCATTCGCCGGAAAGCCGTCGATTTTGCAATTCCGCTTTTTACCAATATCCAGTTGGCGCGCCGGTTCGCGGATGCCGTCTGCAAGAAATCGGTGAAAGACCTGCAAATCAAGAGCTGGAGCGAATATGAATGA